In Molothrus ater isolate BHLD 08-10-18 breed brown headed cowbird chromosome 11, BPBGC_Mater_1.1, whole genome shotgun sequence, a genomic segment contains:
- the BAP1 gene encoding ubiquitin carboxyl-terminal hydrolase BAP1 isoform X1 — MNKGWLELESDPGLFTLLVEDFGVKGVQVEEIYDLQSKCQGPVYGFIFLFKWIEERRSRRKVSTLVDETSVIDDDIVNNMFFAHQLIPNSCATHALLSVLLNCNNVDLGPTLSRMKDFTKGFSPESKGYAIGNAPELAKAHNSHARPEPRHLPEKQNGISAVRTMEAFHFVSYVPIKGRLFELDGLKVYPIDHGPWADDEEWTDKARRVIMERIGLATAGEPYHDIRFNLMAVVPDRRMKYESKLHILKMNRQTVLEALQQLIRVTQPELIQTQKSQESQPGEEAKPASSKTVTPESTHPDGTDEATSQGHPTATQSPPSKSKPVPKTAASGINGAPPANPNPIVQRLPAFLDNHNYAKSPMQEEEDLAAGVGRNRVPVRQHQQYSDDEDDYDDDDEEEVRNTNSAIRYKRKGQVKQEHVAGAADGQLSVLQPNTINVLAEKLKESQKDLSIPLSIKTSGGGAAVAVVTHSQPSPTPSNESTDTASEIGSAFNSPLRSPIRSANPTRPSSPVTSHISKVLFGEEDGLLRLDCLRYNRAVRDLGPIVSSGLLHLTEDGVFCPLAAADGKNSPSSIKPGEEAPVAIKLEEKEGSEASDSKEKVGLGRTSDHPGGEKYSPKELLALLKCVEAEIANYEACLKEEVEKRKKFKIDDQRRTHNYDEFICTFISMLAQEGMLASLVEQNISVRRRQGVSIGRLHKQRKPDRRKRSRPYKAKRQ; from the exons ATGAATAagggctggctggagctggagagcGACCCCG GTCTTTTCACACTCCTGGTTGAAGATTTTG GGGTCAAGGGAGTGCAGGTAGAGGAGATTTATGATCTGCAGAGCAAATGCCAAGG CCCCGTGTATGGGTTCATCTTCCTGTTCAAGTGGATTGAGgagcgccgctcccgccgcaaGGTCTCCACGCTGGTGGACGAGACGTCGGTGATCGACGATGACATCGTCAATAACATGTTCTTTGCTCACCAG CTGATCCCCAATTCCTGTGCCACCCATGCCCTGCTGAGCGTCCTCCTGAACTGCAACAATGTTGACCTGGGCCCCACGTTGAGCCGCATGAAGGATTTCACCAAAGGCTTTAGCCCTGAG AGCAAAGGCTATGCCATCGGCAACGCCCCGGAGCTGGCCAAGGCCCACAACAGCCATGCCAG GCCGGAGCCACGGCATCTGCCGGAGAAGCAGAACGGGATCAGCGCCGTGCGCACCATGGAGGCGTTTCACTTTGTCAGCTACGTGCCCATCAAGGGACGGCTCTTTGAGCTCGATGGGCTGAAGGTCTATCCCATTGACCACG GGCCGTGGGCAGATGATGAGGAATGGACGGACAAAGCCAGGAGAGTGATCATGGAGCGCATTGGCCTGGCCACTGCAGG ggaGCCGTACCACGACATCCGCTTCAACCTGATGGCCGTGGTGCCTGACCGGAGGATGAAATACGAGTCCAAACTGCACATCCTGAAGATGAACCGCCAGACTGTGCTGGAGGCCTTGCAGCAG CTTATCCGAGTAACTCAGCCTGAGCTGATCCAGACCCAGAAGTCTCAGGAGTCTCAGCCTGGTGAAGAGGCAAAGCCAGCCAGCAGCAAGACCGTGACTCCAGAGAGCACTCATCCAG ATGGCACTGATGAAGCCACCAGCCAGGGCCACCCCACGGCCACGCAGAGCCCGCCCAGCAAATCCAAACCGGTGCCAAAGACAGCAGCGAGCGGCATCAATGGGGCCCCTCCAGCAAACCCCAACCCTATTGTGCAGAGACTGCCAGCCTTCCTGGATAACCACAACTATGCCAAGTCCCCCATGCAG gaggaggaagaccTTGCAGCAGGAGTGGGTCGCAACCGGGTCCCAGTCCGACAGCACCAGCAGTACTCGGATGATGAGGATGActatgatgatgatgatgaggaggaaGTTCGTAACACCAACTCAGCCATCAG GTACAAGAGGAAAGGGCAAGTGAAGCAAGAGCAcgtggcaggggctgcagatgGCCAGctctctgtcctgcagcccaaCACCATCAACGTCCTGGCTGAGAAGCTGAAGGAATCTCAGAAGGATCTTTCCATCCCCCTGTCCATCAAGACGAGCGGCGGGGGCGCCGCCGTGGCCGTGGTCACGCACTCCCAGCCGTCCCCCACGCCCAGCAACGAGAGCACGGACACGGCCTCAGAGATCGGCAGCGCCTTCAACTCCCCGCTGCGCTCCCCAATCCGCTCGGCCAACCCCACGCGCCCCTCCAGCCCCGTCACCTCGCACATCTCCAAGGTGCTGTTCGGCGAGGAGGACGGGCTGCTGCGCCTCGACTGCCTGCGCTACAACCGCGCCGTCAGGGACCTGGGGCCCATCGTCAGCTCCGGCCTGCTGCACCTCACCGAGGATGGCGTGTTCTGCCCGCTGGCTGCTGCAG ATGGGAAAAACTCCCCCTCTTCCATCAAACCCGGTGAAGAGGCCCCGGTTGCGATCAaactggaggagaaggagggcaGTGAGGCCAGTGACAGCAAAGAGAAGGTGGGACTTGGCAGGACCAGTGATCACCCTGGGGGGGAAAAGTATTCTCCCAAG gagctgctggcactgctcaaGTGTGTGGAAGCAGAGATTGCAAACTACGAGGCCTGCCTGAAGGAGGAGgtagagaagaggaagaaattcaaG ATCGATGACCAGAGGAGAACCCACAACTATGATGAGTTCATCTGTACTTTCATATCCATGCTGGCCCAGGAAG gcatGCTGGCCAGCCTGGTGGAGCAGAACATCTCGGTGCGCCGGCGGCAGGGAGTCAGCATCGGCCGCCTGCACAAGCAGAGGAAGCCGGACCGCCGGAAACGCTCCCGCCCCTACAAGGCCAAGCGCCAGTAG
- the BAP1 gene encoding ubiquitin carboxyl-terminal hydrolase BAP1 isoform X2, protein MNKGWLELESDPGLFTLLVEDFGVKGVQVEEIYDLQSKCQGPVYGFIFLFKWIEERRSRRKVSTLVDETSVIDDDIVNNMFFAHQLIPNSCATHALLSVLLNCNNVDLGPTLSRMKDFTKGFSPESKGYAIGNAPELAKAHNSHARPEPRHLPEKQNGISAVRTMEAFHFVSYVPIKGRLFELDGLKVYPIDHGPWADDEEWTDKARRVIMERIGLATAGEPYHDIRFNLMAVVPDRRMKYESKLHILKMNRQTVLEALQQLIRVTQPELIQTQKSQESQPGEEAKPASSKTVTPESTHPDGTDEATSQGHPTATQSPPSKSKPVPKTAASGINGAPPANPNPIVQRLPAFLDNHNYAKSPMQEEEDLAAGVGRNRVPVRQHQQYSDDEDDYDDDDEEEVRNTNSAIRYKRKGQVKQEHVAGAADGQLSVLQPNTINVLAEKLKESQKDLSIPLSIKTSGGGAAVAVVTHSQPSPTPSNESTDTASEIGSAFNSPLRSPIRSANPTRPSSPVTSHISKVLFGEEDGLLRLDCLRYNRAVRDLGPIVSSGLLHLTEDGVFCPLAAADGKNSPSSIKPGEEAPVAIKLEEKEGSEASDSKEKELLALLKCVEAEIANYEACLKEEVEKRKKFKIDDQRRTHNYDEFICTFISMLAQEGMLASLVEQNISVRRRQGVSIGRLHKQRKPDRRKRSRPYKAKRQ, encoded by the exons ATGAATAagggctggctggagctggagagcGACCCCG GTCTTTTCACACTCCTGGTTGAAGATTTTG GGGTCAAGGGAGTGCAGGTAGAGGAGATTTATGATCTGCAGAGCAAATGCCAAGG CCCCGTGTATGGGTTCATCTTCCTGTTCAAGTGGATTGAGgagcgccgctcccgccgcaaGGTCTCCACGCTGGTGGACGAGACGTCGGTGATCGACGATGACATCGTCAATAACATGTTCTTTGCTCACCAG CTGATCCCCAATTCCTGTGCCACCCATGCCCTGCTGAGCGTCCTCCTGAACTGCAACAATGTTGACCTGGGCCCCACGTTGAGCCGCATGAAGGATTTCACCAAAGGCTTTAGCCCTGAG AGCAAAGGCTATGCCATCGGCAACGCCCCGGAGCTGGCCAAGGCCCACAACAGCCATGCCAG GCCGGAGCCACGGCATCTGCCGGAGAAGCAGAACGGGATCAGCGCCGTGCGCACCATGGAGGCGTTTCACTTTGTCAGCTACGTGCCCATCAAGGGACGGCTCTTTGAGCTCGATGGGCTGAAGGTCTATCCCATTGACCACG GGCCGTGGGCAGATGATGAGGAATGGACGGACAAAGCCAGGAGAGTGATCATGGAGCGCATTGGCCTGGCCACTGCAGG ggaGCCGTACCACGACATCCGCTTCAACCTGATGGCCGTGGTGCCTGACCGGAGGATGAAATACGAGTCCAAACTGCACATCCTGAAGATGAACCGCCAGACTGTGCTGGAGGCCTTGCAGCAG CTTATCCGAGTAACTCAGCCTGAGCTGATCCAGACCCAGAAGTCTCAGGAGTCTCAGCCTGGTGAAGAGGCAAAGCCAGCCAGCAGCAAGACCGTGACTCCAGAGAGCACTCATCCAG ATGGCACTGATGAAGCCACCAGCCAGGGCCACCCCACGGCCACGCAGAGCCCGCCCAGCAAATCCAAACCGGTGCCAAAGACAGCAGCGAGCGGCATCAATGGGGCCCCTCCAGCAAACCCCAACCCTATTGTGCAGAGACTGCCAGCCTTCCTGGATAACCACAACTATGCCAAGTCCCCCATGCAG gaggaggaagaccTTGCAGCAGGAGTGGGTCGCAACCGGGTCCCAGTCCGACAGCACCAGCAGTACTCGGATGATGAGGATGActatgatgatgatgatgaggaggaaGTTCGTAACACCAACTCAGCCATCAG GTACAAGAGGAAAGGGCAAGTGAAGCAAGAGCAcgtggcaggggctgcagatgGCCAGctctctgtcctgcagcccaaCACCATCAACGTCCTGGCTGAGAAGCTGAAGGAATCTCAGAAGGATCTTTCCATCCCCCTGTCCATCAAGACGAGCGGCGGGGGCGCCGCCGTGGCCGTGGTCACGCACTCCCAGCCGTCCCCCACGCCCAGCAACGAGAGCACGGACACGGCCTCAGAGATCGGCAGCGCCTTCAACTCCCCGCTGCGCTCCCCAATCCGCTCGGCCAACCCCACGCGCCCCTCCAGCCCCGTCACCTCGCACATCTCCAAGGTGCTGTTCGGCGAGGAGGACGGGCTGCTGCGCCTCGACTGCCTGCGCTACAACCGCGCCGTCAGGGACCTGGGGCCCATCGTCAGCTCCGGCCTGCTGCACCTCACCGAGGATGGCGTGTTCTGCCCGCTGGCTGCTGCAG ATGGGAAAAACTCCCCCTCTTCCATCAAACCCGGTGAAGAGGCCCCGGTTGCGATCAaactggaggagaaggagggcaGTGAGGCCAGTGACAGCAAAGAGAAG gagctgctggcactgctcaaGTGTGTGGAAGCAGAGATTGCAAACTACGAGGCCTGCCTGAAGGAGGAGgtagagaagaggaagaaattcaaG ATCGATGACCAGAGGAGAACCCACAACTATGATGAGTTCATCTGTACTTTCATATCCATGCTGGCCCAGGAAG gcatGCTGGCCAGCCTGGTGGAGCAGAACATCTCGGTGCGCCGGCGGCAGGGAGTCAGCATCGGCCGCCTGCACAAGCAGAGGAAGCCGGACCGCCGGAAACGCTCCCGCCCCTACAAGGCCAAGCGCCAGTAG